Genomic window (Terriglobia bacterium):
CTCCAGGAAGGGCAGTGCTCGATCACGCTGATCCAGCGCCGCCTCCGCCTCGGGTACGCGCGAGCGGCGCGCATCGTGGACATGATGGAGCAGGAGGGGATCATCGGCCCCGCCGACGGCAGCAAGCCGAGGGAGGTCCTCGTGGGGCCCGAGGTCCTCGGCGGCCTCGAGGCCCCCAGGCCGTGAGGCGATCCCCGGACCGGCTCCGCCTCGGGTTCCCGACGCTCCGACCGGCCCACCGGGCCGCGCTCCTGGCCGCGGCGATCGTCCTGGCCGCCGCCCTCGCCCACGCGCCGCTCTACCGGGCCGGGTACGTGCAGGACGACCACCTGGCCGTCGAGGAGAGCGCCACGGTCGCCCGGGGCGACCTCTCCGCGATCTTCTCGGGGTCGTACTGGGAAGGCGCGAGGGGTCAGGATCGAACCCTGTACCGCCCGGTCGCGATCCTGAGCTACGCCCTCGAGCGGAAGGTCACGGGCTCCCCCGACCCCGCTCTCTCCCACGGGGTCAACGTGCTGCTGCACGCGCTGACCGCGCTGGCCCTCGCGGCCCTCGCGCGGCGCCTCGGCGCGACGCCGCTCGCCTCCGCCGCGGCCGGCCTGCTCTTCGCCCTGCACCCCGTCCTCACCGAGGCCGTCGCCAACGTCGTCGGCCGAGCCGAGATCCTGGCGGCGCTGTTCACCCTCCTGGCGCTTCTCGCTCTGAGCGCCTCGGGGCGTTGGGAGACGCCGGGCGCGCGCGCCACCGTCTCGAGCGAGGCGACGTACCGGCTCGCCTCCTGGGGGGCCGCGGCGCTCCTGTTCCTCGCGCTGGGATCGAAGGAGACCGCGATCGCGGGGGTGGGGCTCCTGGCGCTGCAGGAGCTGCTGTTCCGGCCGCCGCTCCCCGGACGCCTCCGCCCGTGGCTCGTGGACCGGGGCGCCGCGCTGGCGCCCCTCGCCGTCGCCTTGGAGCTTCACGTGATCCTGAGGATCCGCGCGCTCGAGGCGTTGACCCTCGCGCAGACGGTCCCCCCCGCGGACAATCCGCTCGTCCGCCTCGACGGGACCGACCGGCTCCTGACGGCGCTCGCCATCGCCGCGCGCTACGCCCGGCTCGTCTTCATCCCCGTCCGTCTGTCGGCGGATTACTCGGGGAACGCCATCGCGGCGGAGCGGGCGCTGCTCGCGCCGCGTTCCCTCGCGGGGCTCCTGTTCCCCGCCGCCTGGACCGTCCTGGCGCTCCTGCCGCTTCTCCTGCGCCGGCGACCGGGCGCCCCGGCCCTCCCCGGCCTCGCGCGCCAGGTGTCGTTCTCCGCCGCCCTGTTCCTGCTCCCCTACCTCGTGATCGGCAACCTGCTGTTCCGGATCGGAGCGGGGATGGCGGAGCGATTCCTCTACCTTCCCGTCGCAGGGTACTGCCTGCTGCTCGCCGTGGTGATGGGGCGGCTCGTCGAGAGCGAGATCGCCTTCGTCCCCTCGAGCCTCGCCCAGCTCCGGCGACTCGTCGGCCTGGCGTTCGCGCTGCTCCTGGCGGGGTTCGCCATCGGCACCGCGTCCCGCTGCCTCGAGTGGCGGAGCGACCGGACGCTATTCGAGGCGGCGACGCGCGTGAGCCCCCTCTCCCCCCGCGCCCGCTTCGTCGTCGCGACGCTCGACGCCAGGGAAGGACGGAGCGCCGAGGCGCTCCGCGGCAACGACGACGTGCTCCGACTGTGGCCCGAGTACCTGCCCG
Coding sequences:
- a CDS encoding DUF1736 domain-containing protein, which produces MRRSPDRLRLGFPTLRPAHRAALLAAAIVLAAALAHAPLYRAGYVQDDHLAVEESATVARGDLSAIFSGSYWEGARGQDRTLYRPVAILSYALERKVTGSPDPALSHGVNVLLHALTALALAALARRLGATPLASAAAGLLFALHPVLTEAVANVVGRAEILAALFTLLALLALSASGRWETPGARATVSSEATYRLASWGAAALLFLALGSKETAIAGVGLLALQELLFRPPLPGRLRPWLVDRGAALAPLAVALELHVILRIRALEALTLAQTVPPADNPLVRLDGTDRLLTALAIAARYARLVFIPVRLSADYSGNAIAAERALLAPRSLAGLLFPAAWTVLALLPLLLRRRPGAPALPGLARQVSFSAALFLLPYLVIGNLLFRIGAGMAERFLYLPVAGYCLLLAVVMGRLVESEIAFVPSSLAQLRRLVGLAFALLLAGFAIGTASRCLEWRSDRTLFEAATRVSPLSPRARFVVATLDAREGRSAEALRGNDDVLRLWPEYLPALVQKGVLLGEKGDIAGAEAACREAVRVGPEYGLAHFDLGVALHREKRLDGAERSLRKAVLWDPSLDQAWAELGNVLLEERRYAGAVDAFSRALALGRSAVAPRLREAKRLAGT